Part of the Tolypothrix sp. PCC 7910 genome, AGGAGAGCGGAATGCAGATAAGAAGATTCGCAGCACAGCTAGAGGATCGGTTAAAGGTGAAAGCCAGAACAACCAGCCGCCTTTAGCAGTTGTGCGATCGTAGGAAGGTGCGATCGCCAGTAGCATTGCAAAGCGAATCACTAGCAAAAATATATTGAGTCCCAATAGCAAATTCAGAGGAAGTAGGGACGGCTGAGGAAATAGGAAAGCAAGCAAGCCGTAACTAAGTAATATTAGTAGGGGTAAACCTTGCACTGCTGAGAGTAGCCATAAATCCCCCCAAATTTGGGCACGGGGCGATGCATCTTTCAGGTCTAGGCTGCGTCCCCATTCTTTCCATGTCTCGATTGCGCCCTCATACATTCGCACCTTTAGCACCTTCGCACCATCTAAAAAGCCTACTTTAAAGCCTTGAGCAGCAATATAACGAGCTAAGGTGACATCATCACAAAAAGAACCACTGGCGCTGGTATAACCATCTACAGCGGCTAAAACCGAACGCCGACATAAAAAGCATTGGCCATTAGCCATTACCCTTTCTGGTTGTTCTGTATTTACGCCAGCTGGATCAAATCGGTAAAGCAGAGTCATTAACAAAGCTGGTTGTAGCAAACATTCCCCTGGATATTTGAGAATAAACTGAGGTGAAAGGGATACCAAGTCATAACCTTGGGCTTTGGCTGTCTGCACCAAACCAGCAACCAAGCCCGGATGGGGCACAGTATCAGCATCCATGCCTAAAAACCATTCACTCTCTGGAGAACTCTGCAAAAAGCCATTATGTAAAGCCCAAGGACGACCCACCCAGCCAGCAGGTAACGGATCATCTGTAAATAATCGAAAGCGAGGGTCTTGCTGTTGAGCAGCTTTTACCAATTGTGGCGTACCATCTTGCGACCTGCTATCTACAACAATCGCTTCCCTAACTTCATAACTTTGTTTACTTAAGCCAGTTAACAACGGGCTAATACGCGCAGCCTCATTCAATGTTGGCACTACAACGCTGACATTACCCAAAATATCTGGTGTCGGCTGTTGGGGTTGAATCGGCGGATGGCGTGTCGGCCCCTTAAATAATCTTGAAAGTAGAATCGCTGTTGCTGGGATTTGCAGTAATAGTAATAAAAGCGATAGGTTGCTAACTAAAATCAAAGCATCATCTCCTAGGGCATGGGGCATTGGGCAGTGCTGAGTTCTGAGTTCTGAGTCAAAAGTTATAGCTTCTTTATTTCATTCCCCAGTCCCCAGTCCCCAGTCCCCAGCCCCCAGTCCCTCAAAACTACTTCAAAGCAACTTTGACATTTGCTACTGAAATTTCCTGAGTTGCAGGTTCCATAGCAACAGGTTGTCCATTTGAACCTTGCCACCAAAGTGCTACAGCTGGAGCCACACCTATTAACAAGCCAAGCAATACAGGAATAGAGAAGCCAGCGGCCAAACTCATCACAGTAGCGAAAGTAAAGTTGCCTAAGTAAACGATCAAAGGCAAATTGAGTTGCGATCGCTCTAATTTAATGGGGTTGTTTCTCCACAGGAATGCTGCCACAGTCATAAATAGCGCTCCTGTTCCCATCCAGCCAGCAAAGTTTTGGTAAGGCATCCCAAAGAATGGGCCTGGTTGTTGCCAGTACCAGAAGGGGAGAGATGTTTGACTCATCGCTGGATCGAGTACAAAATCCCAAGAAGTTAATAACAAAGCACCTAATGCGATCGCACCTATATGACGCAACAAGCTGGGCTTTTTGTCTACTTCTAAGCCAGCACGCGCCAACAGGTAAGAAACACATCCTACATAAAACCACGACAAAGGAATTGTGAAAGGCACTAAACCAGCAATTTTATAGCCCAGTCCACTTAGGTAACTATAGTGTCCAAAAGGAAAGCCTGTGCTGGTTCCCGACAGTTCACTTCCTAAGGAAATAAACACTGATGGCAGCAAAAATGCCAAAGCGCGACCCAATCCCAACGTCCGGTAGGCATACAAAAAGACAGCCGCTGCGCCCAAAATCATATAAACAACACCGCCTCCAGCCATACTCCACTGCATGGCGGTTTGTCCAACCTCAGTTAGGTTCATAATAATTTCTGCATTCGGCACAACTAGTAGTATGCCTACAAGTCCAAACACCATTGACACGATATGACCAATCAGGCATACGCGCTCAGCAATAACAAGTTGTCTCATGATAATTCCTTAACAAGATGTGACACGCGGCTACTCGGCTGCTAACAGTTTACAAATGTTTAAGAAAAAATTTAACTAGTTTGTCTGCAAATTCTCTGTGAACTTGCTTGGCTATTTGGGCAAAAACACTATCAACGATTGCTAGACGCTAGAAAATACAAGCAATTTTTTTATCTTTGGTACTGCTCCCCTTTTGTTCAAATCCTGATGATTACTTTGCCGATACTGCCCATCTGGAAGTGACAGGCACTTTTACAAGATGTCAGTAAGAGCATAATCTGACGATTGCTAGCAGCTAGAAAATATAAGATGATAGAGTAATAGTCTAAGGCATCAGATTAAAAATCTATACCTTTGGCTTAGACGTTCCTTGACTATGCGATCGCCCCGAACCACATATTCATAAAGTCTTACCCTCAAGGAGCAGTTTGGGAGATATACTTGGAAAAACTACGCAAACTACATTAAATTAAGCCTTTTATTACCCCGTTTAGTTGGGTAATAATGGTTTAAATTGCTACCATAAACCTAACCCATGTCGATTTTGCAGCGCGTTCCTTGGGTTTCCTTGACACTATTATTACTGAGCTACAGTACCCTCGGCTGGGTCATATCCGAGACAAAAGCCTCTTTGTTTGTCTGGGTAATAACTGTGCTTGCTATCTTGCTGTTTGTAGGCAGCTTAACTGTTCCCTGGACAAATTTGGCAAGACTTTCGAGTACTGTATTTAAATCCAGTACCAGGACTTTTGTATTTTCAGTTTTCGCAGCATTCTTATTTTTTGTCATGCTTGCTTGGTTTCGGATGTTCCTTGACACGTTACTAATTATTGCTGCCGCTATCTTAGCGAGAATAGATTTTCAGGCAGCAGGTGTGAAGGAAGGGCAAGCTTTTTGGCTGACATCTCTACTGTCATTGGCGGGTGTCGCTTTAGGTGCAGCAATGCAAATGCTATTTGTGCGCCACGTGTTGATTCGCTAAGTTGGCTCAGTTAAACAACTTCAAAGTTTATTGAGTATAAATTTTTAAGGGTGGGCAATGCCCACCCTTTTTTCTAGCTCGCAGTTGCCTCAGCAACCGCAGCAGGTGCGTAAACACTAACTTTTTTACGGGTTTTACCTTTTCTTTCAAAGGTAACAACGCCATCAATTAAAGCAAACAAAGTGTCATCACTACCAATGCCAACATTGTTACCAGGGTGGAATTTAGTGCCGCGCTGGCGCACGAGAATATTGCCAGCACGAACAACTTGACCGCCGTAGCGTTTTACACCTAGACGCTGAGCATTAGAGTCACGACCGTTGCGTGTACTACCTGTTCCTTTCTTATGAGCCATAATTTCCTTTTGTGACCTAACTGTTATTGATTATTCAGCAGCGGTTTCTTCAGCAGAAGTCACTTCAGCGGCTTTTGCTTCTTCCACCGCTAGGACTGTACCATTGAGGTTAATAGAATTAATCAACAGTCTAGTGATTTCCTGGCGATGTCCGCGTTTTTTGCGGGTTTTCTTTTTCGGCTTCATTTTGTATACCAGGACTTTACGACCTCTGAGATGTCGTAGTACTGTCCCTTCTACAGTCGCCCCTGCAACTAGTGGCTGTCCAATGTTGACTTCGCCATCGTGCTGTATTAGTAAAACCTTGTCTATTGTAACTTTCTCATCTGGTTGGGCAGTCAGTAATTCGATATCGTAAAAGCGACCAGCCTCAACTTTAAGTTGTTTGCCGCCAGTTTCAATAATTGCGTAAGTCATGAAATTGTCCTTGAGGTTGCCGTACAGGTATCTGGCTAATCTCTGTTATTGAGATGCGATTTAGCGCTTTTGCCAGCTTTTGTAGGATGTCTACCTGATCCGAGCAGGAATTAGACAGACAATCTAAAATCATATTTGATTAACTGCTATAGAGTCAACACCCTCGACGGATTTTAGATTTTGCGAAAAGTTGCGTGCGGGGGTTCCCCCGTTGAGCAAACTTTTCAAGACGGATTTGCGATTTTGGATTAAAAGTCTTGTCTGCAAAGGGTTTTGACTAATTACTGTGTAAGTGAGTCAAAAAATATCAGATTTTTTCCAAAAATTTTGAGTTAATTAGCGAAATCGAGATATGCGCTGCTGTAGTTAGGTGAGACACAGAACAGCACCGACAAGTCTGAGTAACAAGAGATGTTGCTCAGATTTTCTCTATTTACCAGCACTTCTTTTAATTTTTGAAATTCATGTAGGATGCGTTAGCGATAGCGTAACGCATCTGTAAAAATGCTTGTTGTGCTGATATTTTTCAGAAATTAAATCGGCTCTCCATAGCACTTCATTGCATTTCTGATTGAATAATAACCTAGGAAACTAGGGTATTTAGCTGGCAAATTTATGCAATTTAAATGTGCGAAAGATTAACTTAACGATTACTAATGACTAACAAAAAACAACTACCATTTAATAAAGCTGTAATCACAGCACCAATAATTACACCTTTCATCATTGCTAGGCGCTGTTGTCTTCTGAGCAAAATGCATAAAGGGATGACATATAAAAGCTGCCAAATAAAAAATCCCCAACCGCCGATCAGCCAAATACCTAAATAACTATAATTAGTATAGCCAAATATTTGACCAGCAAGTAAACCTAATCCAAATATGATGCCTACTGCTATCAAATGCAAACTAAATAAAATTAATATTCCTAAAAAAATCTGTAAACTTTCATTCCTTTGAGACATTAATTCAGTCCTGTAGATAACACTGATAAATTAGATTTACGAATTACGATTATTCACTAAATGGTAGCCAGTGCT contains:
- the rplU gene encoding 50S ribosomal protein L21, translating into MTYAIIETGGKQLKVEAGRFYDIELLTAQPDEKVTIDKVLLIQHDGEVNIGQPLVAGATVEGTVLRHLRGRKVLVYKMKPKKKTRKKRGHRQEITRLLINSINLNGTVLAVEEAKAAEVTSAEETAAE
- the cruF gene encoding gamma-carotene 1'-hydroxylase CruF, whose product is MRQLVIAERVCLIGHIVSMVFGLVGILLVVPNAEIIMNLTEVGQTAMQWSMAGGGVVYMILGAAAVFLYAYRTLGLGRALAFLLPSVFISLGSELSGTSTGFPFGHYSYLSGLGYKIAGLVPFTIPLSWFYVGCVSYLLARAGLEVDKKPSLLRHIGAIALGALLLTSWDFVLDPAMSQTSLPFWYWQQPGPFFGMPYQNFAGWMGTGALFMTVAAFLWRNNPIKLERSQLNLPLIVYLGNFTFATVMSLAAGFSIPVLLGLLIGVAPAVALWWQGSNGQPVAMEPATQEISVANVKVALK
- the rpmA gene encoding 50S ribosomal protein L27 produces the protein MAHKKGTGSTRNGRDSNAQRLGVKRYGGQVVRAGNILVRQRGTKFHPGNNVGIGSDDTLFALIDGVVTFERKGKTRKKVSVYAPAAVAEATAS
- the cruG gene encoding 2'-O-glycosyltransferase CruG, which encodes MPHALGDDALILVSNLSLLLLLLQIPATAILLSRLFKGPTRHPPIQPQQPTPDILGNVSVVVPTLNEAARISPLLTGLSKQSYEVREAIVVDSRSQDGTPQLVKAAQQQDPRFRLFTDDPLPAGWVGRPWALHNGFLQSSPESEWFLGMDADTVPHPGLVAGLVQTAKAQGYDLVSLSPQFILKYPGECLLQPALLMTLLYRFDPAGVNTEQPERVMANGQCFLCRRSVLAAVDGYTSASGSFCDDVTLARYIAAQGFKVGFLDGAKVLKVRMYEGAIETWKEWGRSLDLKDASPRAQIWGDLWLLSAVQGLPLLILLSYGLLAFLFPQPSLLPLNLLLGLNIFLLVIRFAMLLAIAPSYDRTTAKGGWLFWLSPLTDPLAVLRIFLSAFRSPKEWRGRKYS